ATCCTGCTTATCCGAATCCCGAACGACGGATCGTCGGCGACCGCGATCTCCATCCCCCGCGACTCCTACGTCGACGTCCCCGGAATCGGCATGTCCAAGATCAACGCGGCCTACGGCACCACCAAAGAGGGAGTCCGCGCCCGCGCCGTCGAGTCCGGCACCAACGAGGCGACCGCGGAGAAGGAGGGCACCCAGGCGGGTCGTCGGGCCCTGGTCGACACGGTCGCCAACCTGACCGGAGTCAAGGTGGACCACTACGCCGAGGTGGGGCTGCTGGGCTTCGTCCTGCTGACCAATGCGGTCGGCGGCGTCGACGTCTGCCTCAACGAGGCGGTGAACGAACCCTTGTCGGGCGCACGTTTCCGTGCCGGACGCCAGACGCTGAACGGCCCCAAGGCATTGAGCTTCGTCCGTCAGCGCCACGGATTGCCTCGCGGCGACCTCGATCGGATCACCCGCCAGCAGGTGTTCATGGCGTCGCTGACCCAGAAGATGCTGTCCGCGAATCTGCTCGCCGACCCGGGCAAGCTGTCCGAACTGCAGCAGGCCGTGTCGCGTTCGGTGGTGATCGACGACAACTGGGACATCGTGAAGTTCGCCGAGCAGCTCAAGGACCTCAGCGGCGGCCGGGTCAAGTTCGCCACCGTCCCGGTGGTCACCGAGCAGGGCTGGAGTGAGGACGGTCAGCAGAGCGTGGTGCAGGTCGATCCCAAGCAGGTCCATGCGTTCACCGACAATCTGTTGAACAGCAAGAAGAAGCCCGATGCGGTGGAGCGCGGTGACTACACAGTGGACGTGGTCAACGCGGGCACCATCGACGGGCTGGCCTCGAATGTGGCGAACATCCTGACCAACAAGGGGTTCCAGGCGGGCAAGTCGGCGAGCGGCGCCGCCGACGACCGGGATTCGGTGGTCTACGCGCACTCCGACGACGCCGGCGCGCAGCAGCTCGCGAGAGACCTGGGGGGCGCCGAGGTCCGCGTGGACTCGTCGTTGCCGGACAAGCGCCTCAAGGCGGTGCTCACCAACACCTATGAGGGGCCGGGCTCCATCAGCGACACCGGCAGCCAGGCCGACAACACCCCCGCCAGCGAACGCGTGGGCAACAACCGTCCGCCGATCACCGCCGGCTCCGACGGCCCGACGTGCGTGAACTGATGAGCACCCCGACCCTCACCTCCGCCGTCTTCGACTCCGTCGTCGACTGGTCGCAGCCGATGCTGACCTACTACGACCACGACTCCGGAGAACGTACCGAGCTCTCCGCGGCGACACTGGGCAACTGGGCCGCCAAGTCCGCCAACTTCTTCGTCGACGAGCTGGGCCTCGGCGCGGGCGATGAGGTCCTCGTCGACCTGCCCGAGCACTGGCAGACGGCCGCGATCCTGCTGGGCGCATGGTGGGCCGGTGCCCACGTCCGGTTGCCGGGCGGGGACGACCTCGAGACCGGTTCGCTGGGCGCGGCGGTGACGAGCGCCGACCGGATCGACCGCTACGACGACGTCGACGAGTTGCTCGTCGCCTCACTCGATCCGTTCGCGATGGGCGTGCGCGACCTCCCGGTCGGCGTGACCGATTTCGCGAGCGCGGTGCGAGTGCACGGAGACCAGTACAACCCGCCTCGGACAGCGTCCGGCCCGGCGCTCGACGGCGCGGGCACCGAGACGGTCATCACCACCGCACGGGCGGCCGCTCAGGCGGACGGCATCACGACGGGTGCACGCGTTCTCACCACCCGGCCGTGGCAGACGGCCTCTGCGGTGGTGGAGAACCTGGTGGCGCCGCTGCTCGCGGGCGCCT
This sequence is a window from Gordonia insulae. Protein-coding genes within it:
- a CDS encoding TIGR03089 family protein encodes the protein MSTPTLTSAVFDSVVDWSQPMLTYYDHDSGERTELSAATLGNWAAKSANFFVDELGLGAGDEVLVDLPEHWQTAAILLGAWWAGAHVRLPGGDDLETGSLGAAVTSADRIDRYDDVDELLVASLDPFAMGVRDLPVGVTDFASAVRVHGDQYNPPRTASGPALDGAGTETVITTARAAAQADGITTGARVLTTRPWQTASAVVENLVAPLLAGASLIAVAHADEQRLTGLSDTERATITLR
- a CDS encoding LCP family protein translates to MESRPDGARGRPDGRARPDEPTARSRDRADGRPRRAQPPTGEPPRRRRRPDAGEPRADRRAPGDRRAPGDRREPGEGSPRSSEQPRRRRPAGPANDQGRRVSGEIHTRGAGDPSGRPRRRPRPEDEPRRPRPTGDARRPTGAPGADDARPRRPRPPRPPEGSAPAAGEPRRRRRPAEQTPRAGEPPRKAPPRRRRPASAAGAPTEKPATAASTAPTASTAPVRPSFSWRSRSTRKGVGRGLIALLSVSVLLCTGYAWNSVSNLNSNITQLAGLGLGGADDGAVDILLVGTDSRTDAKGNPLSEKELKLLRSGEEVATNTDTILLIRIPNDGSSATAISIPRDSYVDVPGIGMSKINAAYGTTKEGVRARAVESGTNEATAEKEGTQAGRRALVDTVANLTGVKVDHYAEVGLLGFVLLTNAVGGVDVCLNEAVNEPLSGARFRAGRQTLNGPKALSFVRQRHGLPRGDLDRITRQQVFMASLTQKMLSANLLADPGKLSELQQAVSRSVVIDDNWDIVKFAEQLKDLSGGRVKFATVPVVTEQGWSEDGQQSVVQVDPKQVHAFTDNLLNSKKKPDAVERGDYTVDVVNAGTIDGLASNVANILTNKGFQAGKSASGAADDRDSVVYAHSDDAGAQQLARDLGGAEVRVDSSLPDKRLKAVLTNTYEGPGSISDTGSQADNTPASERVGNNRPPITAGSDGPTCVN